Genomic window (Phocoena phocoena chromosome 20, mPhoPho1.1, whole genome shotgun sequence):
cttgcatttctctaaattagcaatgtgatgttgagcatctttaccggtctgttggccatctctgtcttctttggagaaatgtctattttgatcttctgcccatttttgactgggtttgtattttttatattgagctgtatgagctgtttgtatattttggaaattaatcccttgtcagtcacatcatttgcagatattttctcccattccataggttgtcttttcattttgtttctttcctttgctgtgtaaaagcttttcaTTAGGTTCCAattgtttattcttgcttttgtttctattactctaggagtcAGAACCAAAAAAATTTCAGTGCGATTTATGGCAaagtgtgttttcctctaggagttttatagtatccggtcttacctttaggtctttaatccattttgagtttatttctgtatacgGTATTACAGAATGTTCTGTCTTTTATACATTGCTCTCGTTTCATTTCCTCACCCTTCTTCCTGCTCTCCAACTCAGACTAACAGCTTCCCTTTCACACAAAGCTGTAGCTTCCACCGAGTATTCTAATGCCTAAGCCCCATCCCTGCACCAAGACAGGGGTATGAACAGCCAGGGGTATGAACAGCCGCACAAGGAATGCGTGGGAGAGACgtaaaaaaggaaagatacaAAGGGATCAAGGACCCTTAGGGAGGGCTTCCTTACCCCATCTGAAACAGCTCTGGGGTACCGGGGCTAGCCGCAGCCTTAGGTCATAAAGCTCAAGTGAAAACCAACCAAAGCAGAGCTATCAAAAGGCAGAAGGTGACCCTCTTCTGGGTAAGAAAGTAAGAGCAGTGAAAAAACCAAATGCCCATTATCaacaagaaattaattttatttttaaatccaagACACCAGAACAAATAAGGAGACTCCTACCCTTGGCTGGCAAACTTAAGTGGTGACCAAGAAGGTTTGGGGAGAGGATGACAGCAACAGGGAGGGTAGGAACACGTCCAATCAACCGGTGGGAGGCTCTCTTCACTCTGGCGCAGCCTCCATCAAATACCCGTTCTCTGGAGCAAGGTACCCGTCACCTCCCTCGGACTCCATGTACATGTCTCGGCCGTCGCTGCCCAGGCCCTCCAGCCCGTTGTCCTGCCCACCGCCACCCGCCCCACCTCGCGCCTCATCCCTGCCCCGTTCACCACCCCGCTCCCCCCGCTTGTGCTCCCGATCGCGCTCGCGATCGCGGTCCCGGCGCCGCTCCCGGTCGCTCCGGTGGCTCCGACGGCGCTCCCGATCCCGATCCCGGCCCTTCTCCTCCGGGCCATCGGGGCCGTCAGGACCCAGCTCCCCGGGAGGCCCGTCATCAGGAGGCGCGTCGCCGGCCTCGGAGGGCTCTGCCATGTCGCCGCCACCTCCGCTGCCTCGCAGCTCCTCCTTGCGTTCCCGCTCCCGCCGCGCCCGCTCACGGCTCCGGCTGCTGCGCCGCTTCCGATCCCGGTCCTTGTCCTTGCTCCGCTCCCTGGAGCGCCGCCGCTCCTCCTTGTCACGACTCCGCGAGCGCCGCCGCCGGTCCCGAGAGCGGGAGCGTCGTCGTTCTCGCTCCTTGTCTCGCTCGCGGCTCCGCTCCCTGCGCTCCCGCTCGCGGTCCCGGTCCCGGTCCCTgtggggaagcggggaggggccgGGCCTGGATGAGGTGGGCAGAGGTTTGCGGCAGGGCTCCCCCATTGACCGCCCCCGTCCCAGGACACCGGCTGCCCAATCTCACCTCTCATCGTAGCGGGAGGTGTCGTCCCGGCCGGAGTGCCGGATGTTGACGTCAGCGCCACCTCTCCGGGTTCCGCCTAGGCCAcctcctgggggcgggggcagaccACAGCGGGTTAGTCCGGGCGGGGCCCACAGCAGGGCGAGCGAGGGGCAGCAAGGGGCAAGGCAAAGGCCACCAAGCACCTCTGCCGGCGCCTATGGGGCCAGGTGCCGTGAGGACCTTCTGCCGCACTTCTCTAACACAACACGCACGCTCTTCAGAGATCAGAGGACTTCCACAGCGCGAGCTGGGAGCTCCTGTAATTGACTCCAAAGCTCACCATCTTCACCACTACAGACGCGCACAGCCTCCTGGCAAATCCTGTCTTCCAGTCATCCTCACCCTCACCCGAAGGCACGGCAATGGTCTTTCTAACTGAAAACGTGATCTGCTCCAAAGCCACCAATGGCCCCCCACAGCCTAAAGCAACGTCCGTCAGATGGCTGGCTCCTTCCTGCCTTTAGAGCAAGGCGCCCTGGCTCTCCACGTCCTAGATCTCGTGGTCTCCATTTCCTTCCTGCCCCAGTTTTGGGGATCATTCACCTCTTTACCTGGAATCTCATTTCCCTTGTCTAGTTAACTGCTACTTACCCCTTCACACATTAACCCAAACAACGCTTCCTCAGTAAGCCTGCCCTGACCTACCAGATGAAGCTGTTCTCCACGACTCACATACGTTTCCTTCTCAGAACTTCAGGTGGAATTTCCGATTTTACATGTACATGTGTGAGTTAACAGCTGCCTCTCCCACCAGCCTGTAACGCACCATCAAAGTCAGGACGATGTCTGCTCGCTGTAACTGTACGTGGTACAGCATCCAGGATATAAAATCGTATGTGCAGCAAGCAGTCAAATGACTGAACAGCTTATAAGGAGTAGTGGACGGTCTCCTTCTTCAGACGGGGAAACAATCTCAGATAAAGCCACCTGCCCGGGGTGACTCTGCAAGGAAGGGCAGAGCTGAGACCCAGGAAGCTGCCCTCTCATGCACGCTTCTGCCCCACACTGCCTGGAAGGAAGCTTCAGTGAGGTGGGCTGGGGTTCCATATA
Coding sequences:
- the SNRNP70 gene encoding U1 small nuclear ribonucleoprotein 70 kDa isoform X2; protein product: MTQFLPPNLLALFAPRDPIPYLPPLEKLPHEKHHNQPYCGIAPYIREFEDPRDAPPPTRAETREERMERKRREKIERRQQEVETELKMWDPHNDPNAQGDAFKTLFVARVNYDTTESKLRREFEVYGPIKRIHMVYSKRSGKPRGYAFIEYEHERDMHSAYKHADGKKIDGRRVLVDVERGRTVKGWRPRRLGGGLGGTRRGGADVNIRHSGRDDTSRYDERDRDRDRERERRERSRERDKERERRRSRSRDRRRRSRSRDKEERRRSRERSKDKDRDRKRRSSRSRERARRERERKEELRGSGGGGDMAEPSEAGDAPPDDGPPGELGPDGPDGPEEKGRDRDRERRRSHRSDRERRRDRDRERDREHKRGERGGERGRDEARGGAGGGGQDNGLEGLGSDGRDMYMESEGGDGYLAPENGYLMEAAPE
- the SNRNP70 gene encoding U1 small nuclear ribonucleoprotein 70 kDa isoform X1, with protein sequence MTQFLPPNLLALFAPRDPIPYLPPLEKLPHEKHHNQPYCGIAPYIREFEDPRDAPPPTRAETREERMERKRREKIERRQQEVETELKMWDPHNDPNAQGDAFKTLFVARVNYDTTESKLRREFEVYGPIKRIHMVYSKRSGKPRGYAFIEYEHERDMHSAYKHADGKKIDGRRVLVDVERGRTVKGWRPRRLGGGLGGTRRGGADVNIRHSGRDDTSRYDERPGPSPLPHRDRDRDRERERRERSRERDKERERRRSRSRDRRRRSRSRDKEERRRSRERSKDKDRDRKRRSSRSRERARRERERKEELRGSGGGGDMAEPSEAGDAPPDDGPPGELGPDGPDGPEEKGRDRDRERRRSHRSDRERRRDRDRERDREHKRGERGGERGRDEARGGAGGGGQDNGLEGLGSDGRDMYMESEGGDGYLAPENGYLMEAAPE